The Candidatus Polarisedimenticolaceae bacterium DNA window CCGCACGCCCCGTTCTCGGTCTCCGAAGGGCTCGCCGCCGCGTACAAGGTCGTCTGGGCCGACGGTCGCGTGAGCCGCGGTTCGCTCGAACGCCGCCAGATCGAGCTCGAGGTGGACGACGCGCTGCGTCAGGCGCGAAGCGCGGCGATCGACGACCCCGACGGCGCGTTCGTCCCCGAGCCATCGGAGATCCCGGATGTCGCGATCCACGCCCCCGAGACCGCGGCGATCGCTGCGGGGGAAGTCGAGCCGATCGCCGAGCGCCTCGCGTTCATCCGCAAGGTCGTCGTCGAGCGCGGCCTTCGGACCTGGAGCGGCTCGATCAGTGCGTCGGAGGGGTTGGGGCGGATCGTGACGTCGACGGGGATGGACGCCTCGGGGAAGGGCACGACCTTCGGCTGGAGCGCCGTCCTGGATGGGGAGCTCGGCGCCGGACGCGCGCTCCGCGTTCCGGAGTCGCGCGAGCTGTTCAAGTCGCGCGTGTTTCGGATCGTCGACACCGTCCTGAAGCTGCGCGAGCCCGCGGCCTCGCTCGCGGGCGGGCTCCAGCGCGTCCTCCTCCACCCCGACGTCGTCGAGGAGTACGTCCTCGGCACGTTGTTCTCGAACCTCGACGGCGCGACCGTCGCGCACGCGGAGGGAGCCTTTCGAAAGGAGCAGTTCGGGAGCGGCGATCCGGTCCTGCGCGAGGATCTCGGCCTGACGATCGACCCGTGGAAACCGCTCGGCCCGGGGTCGTATCGTTTCTCGACCGAAGGGGTCCCGTCGAAACCGACGACCCTGATCGACCGCGGACGCCTCGTGA harbors:
- a CDS encoding metallopeptidase TldD-related protein, with amino-acid sequence MATDRFVEALEASGARAWSIYTTSFRRLSLGTKDRESGNPHAPFSVSEGLAAAYKVVWADGRVSRGSLERRQIELEVDDALRQARSAAIDDPDGAFVPEPSEIPDVAIHAPETAAIAAGEVEPIAERLAFIRKVVVERGLRTWSGSISASEGLGRIVTSTGMDASGKGTTFGWSAVLDGELGAGRALRVPESRELFKSRVFRIVDTVLKLREPAASLAGGLQRVLLHPDVVEEYVLGTLFSNLDGATVAHAEGAFRKEQFGSGDPVLREDLGLTIDPWKPLGPGSYRFSTEGVPSKPTTLIDRGRLVTPILDLKYGRRLGMAPTAHALSMEAVAFTAASEVPYEEAEREAVALILSVLGVHTQDTASGDFSLSAPQAWSRKGGRVKATISGNLFALLRDPGTTLVRFEDETTPGLLVTCRIDPR